In the Cellvibrio sp. KY-GH-1 genome, ATATCGCCGCCGGTACCGCGGTGCGCTTTGAGCCGGGGCAAACCCGCGCGGTGGAACTGGTCGCACTGAGTGGCCGCCGCCGCGTATTTGGCTTCCGTGGCGATGTAATGGGGAGTTTGTAAATGACGACTAAAAAAACATCCACCCAAACCATGAGCAAACGCGCCTACGCCGATATGTTCGGCCCTACGGTAGGCGACCGGGTGCGTTTGGCGGACACCGAGCTTTGGATTGAGGTGGAGCAAGACCACACCATTTACGGCGAGGAAGTAAAATTTGGCGGCGGCAAGGTAATCCGCGACGGTATGGGCCAGAGCCAATCCAGCTGCGCCGATACGCCCGATACCGTAATCACCAATGCGCTGATTCTCGATCACTGGGGCATAGTCAAAGCCGATATCGCCATTAAAAATGGCCGCATCAGCGCCATCGGCAAGGCGGGCAACCCGGATATCCAACCCGGTATCACCATTGAGATTGGACCAGGCACCGAAATTATTGCCGGCGAAGGCAATATAGTTACCGCCGGCGGAATCGATGCGCACATTCACTTCATCTGCCCGCAGCAGGTTGAAGAGGCCTTAATGAGCGGCGTGACCACCATGATTGGCGGCGGCACCGGGCCGGCTACCGGCACCAACGCCACCACCTGCACGCCCGGGCCATGGCATATCGGCAAGATGCTGCAAGCGGCAGAATCCTTCCCGATGAATTTTGGTTTTCTCGGCAAGGGCAATGCGAGCCTGCCGCAAGCATTGGAAGAACAAGTCAAAGCGGGTGTGATGGGACTCAAGCTGCACGAAGACTGGGGCACCTCGCCCGCGTCTATCGACTGCTGTTTAAGCGTGGCCGAAAAGTACGATATTCAAATCGCCATTCACACCGACACGCTCAACGAATCCGGTTTTGTGGAAGACACTATCGCCGCCTTTAAAGGCCGCACCATCCACACCTATCACACCGAAGGCGCCGGTGGCGGCCACGCGCCCGATATCATCAAGGCCTGCGGTCTGGATAATGTGCTGCCCTCCTCCACCAACCCTACGCGCCCCTACACCATCAACACCGTGGATGAGCATTTGGACATGCTGATGGTCTGCCACCATTTGGACCCGAGCATTCCCGAAGACGTCGCCTTTGCCGATTCGCGCATCCGCAAAGAGACCATCGCCGCCGAGGATATTCTGCATGACCTGGGCGCCTTCTCGATGATTTCCTCCGACTCCCAAGCCATGGGCCGCGTGGGCGAAGTCATCACCCGCACCTGGCAAACCGCGCACAAAATGCGCGTGCAGCGCGGCAGCCTGCCGGAGGATATGATCGATGGCGTACCCACCGGTCACGATAACTTCCGCGCGAAACGCTACATCGCCAAATACACCATCAACCCCGCCATCGCCCACGGCATCAGCCACGAAGTCGGCTCAATTGAAGTGGGCAAGCTGGCCGACCTGGTGCTTTGGAAGCCGGCATTTTTCGCCACCAAACCGGCGCTGATTATTAAAGGTGGCGCCATTGCCGCCGCACCCATGGGCGACCCCAATGCCTCCATCCCTACGCCGCAACCTGTGCACTATCGGCTGATGTACGGCGCCTATGGCAAAGCCTGCGTGCAAACCTCGCTGACCTTTGTCTCCCAAGCGGGAATTGATGCGGGCATCGCCAAAACCTTTGGTCTGGAGCGACCGCTCTCGGCGGTAAAAAATTGTCGCAGCGTGAAAAAAGCCGACATGGTGCTCAACAACTATCAACCGGTTATGGAAGTTGATCCTGAGACCTATGAAGTAAAAGCCGATGGCGTGGTACTGACCTGCGAACCGGCGGAAGTTTTACCGCTGGCACAGCGTTACTATTTATTTTAATTGCCTTAGCTTTTTTAAAACCGTCGCATTTTAACGCGACTACTTGCGAAGAATTTTTATGTTAGAAGCTCACGAAATTGTTCAGGGTGAATCACTGCAAACCTCAATGGCAATCGAATTGGGGTTTGATGATCGCCAAAAAAGCCGCCATAAAGGTGTGACCCAATGTGGTCGGGATATCGGCTGGTTTATCGAGCGCGGTCGCGTGCTCAAAGAGGGCGATTTTTTAAAATGCACCTCGGGCGAATTGATTCGGATTGTGTCGGCGCAGGAGAGCGTCAGCACCGTCTACGCCAAGAGCGCGCTGGATTTAACCCGCGCGGCTTATCATTTGGGTAATCGCCATGTGCCGCTGCAAATTACCGATACTTTTTTGCGCTACCAACACGACCATGTGTTGGATGAAATGGTGAAAGGTTTGGGCCTGGGTGTTGAAAACGAACAGGCGCCCTTCCAACCCGAGGCGGGCGCTTATGCGGCGGGGCACAGCGGGCATTCACACGCACATGGACATTCACATGATCATTCACACGGGCACTCACACAGTCACGGGCACTCACATAGCCATCGCGAGAATTTAATTCTGCGCCCGCTTAACAATCACAAGCACAACCATGATCACTGATCCCTTGGCCAAGCTGCAGCCTGCGGCAACACCGGCCTATTCATCGCTGGCGCTGTTGCATATGTTTCACTTATCCAGCCCGGCGCTGCCGGTGGGTGCTTACGCCTATTCGCAGGGATTGGAATATGCCATCGACAGCGGCCAATTAAAAACCGCTGAGGATGTCGCCGCCTGGCTGCGCGGCGTGTTACACCACGGCTTTGGCAAATTGGATTTACCGGTATTAATGGCCGCCTATAGCGCCTGGGAAGCCGAGGATTTTGCAGCGGTAAATGAATGGAATTTTTTCCTGCGCGCCTGCCGCGAAACCAGCGAATTATTATTGGAAGATGAACAGCTCGGCGTTGCATTGCAGCGTTTGCTGTTGGATTTGGGCGCGCCTGCCGGTGCGATTCAATCACTCAAGGCCAAACCGGCATTTGCAATTATGTTTGCCCTGGCCGGCCAGCACTGGAAAATTCCGCGCGCGGATTTGATGCACAGTTTTGCCTATAGCTGGTTAGAGAACCAAGTGGCAGCTGCCACCAAAATTTTGCCGCTCGGGCAAACCGCCGCGCAAAAATTATTGCTGCAGATATTGCCGGAAATACCGGCCGCAATCGCCGCAGCTCAGGCACTGCCCCTTGAGGATATAGGTGCGAGTTTGCCCGGGCAAGTGATGGCGTCCAGCTTGCATGAATATCAGTACTCACGGCTGTTTCGCTCTTAACTTTTTTGTTCTTTAATTTCTAACGTATCGATATTTAATTACTACTGTTACGCATCTAAGGAAACGCTATGAATAACGCTCAACCACAAAAACCGGCGCTGCGCCTCGGCATTGGCGGACCCGTCGGCTCTGGTAAAACCGCGCTGGTAAAAACTCTGTGTGGCGAATTAAAAGATATTTTTAATATCGCCGTGATCACCAATGATATTTACACCCGCGAAGATGCCGAATTTTTAATGCGTCATAACGCCCTGGACCACGACCGCATTATCGGCGTAGAAACCGGCGGCTGCCCGCACACCGCGATTCGCGAAGACGCCTCGATGAATTTATCCGCCGTGGCAGAATTGAATGAGCGCTTTGAA is a window encoding:
- the ureC gene encoding urease subunit alpha, which encodes MSKRAYADMFGPTVGDRVRLADTELWIEVEQDHTIYGEEVKFGGGKVIRDGMGQSQSSCADTPDTVITNALILDHWGIVKADIAIKNGRISAIGKAGNPDIQPGITIEIGPGTEIIAGEGNIVTAGGIDAHIHFICPQQVEEALMSGVTTMIGGGTGPATGTNATTCTPGPWHIGKMLQAAESFPMNFGFLGKGNASLPQALEEQVKAGVMGLKLHEDWGTSPASIDCCLSVAEKYDIQIAIHTDTLNESGFVEDTIAAFKGRTIHTYHTEGAGGGHAPDIIKACGLDNVLPSSTNPTRPYTINTVDEHLDMLMVCHHLDPSIPEDVAFADSRIRKETIAAEDILHDLGAFSMISSDSQAMGRVGEVITRTWQTAHKMRVQRGSLPEDMIDGVPTGHDNFRAKRYIAKYTINPAIAHGISHEVGSIEVGKLADLVLWKPAFFATKPALIIKGGAIAAAPMGDPNASIPTPQPVHYRLMYGAYGKACVQTSLTFVSQAGIDAGIAKTFGLERPLSAVKNCRSVKKADMVLNNYQPVMEVDPETYEVKADGVVLTCEPAEVLPLAQRYYLF
- a CDS encoding urease accessory protein UreF, with the protein product MFHLSSPALPVGAYAYSQGLEYAIDSGQLKTAEDVAAWLRGVLHHGFGKLDLPVLMAAYSAWEAEDFAAVNEWNFFLRACRETSELLLEDEQLGVALQRLLLDLGAPAGAIQSLKAKPAFAIMFALAGQHWKIPRADLMHSFAYSWLENQVAAATKILPLGQTAAQKLLLQILPEIPAAIAAAQALPLEDIGASLPGQVMASSLHEYQYSRLFRS
- the ureE gene encoding urease accessory protein UreE, giving the protein MLEAHEIVQGESLQTSMAIELGFDDRQKSRHKGVTQCGRDIGWFIERGRVLKEGDFLKCTSGELIRIVSAQESVSTVYAKSALDLTRAAYHLGNRHVPLQITDTFLRYQHDHVLDEMVKGLGLGVENEQAPFQPEAGAYAAGHSGHSHAHGHSHDHSHGHSHSHGHSHSHRENLILRPLNNHKHNHDH